The Biomphalaria glabrata chromosome 1, xgBioGlab47.1, whole genome shotgun sequence sequence TGGCCTGGTCATGTTTATAGAATGCTACTAGGTCAACTTTCACAAAGACATTATGTACAGTAATCTagcagaaggcaggagagccactGATTGTCCACTTctaaggtatactgatgtatgcaaatgggttatgaagctcttcaaaattgacactaacAGCTTGGAAAATGttgcactggatagatccacatggagagcaacCAAAAAGGAAGGTTCCCAGATTGCAGATGCTATACACAACagtagcagaaagaagggtgaaagtacaacggcgcctggtgattacagatgcccaattctgtgaccgcagctgtgtatcaaggattggcctctttatatcacacaagaagttgcataGGGAAAACATTGTCTCCAGAGATGTAAAATGCAACAGATAAActttaataatgttataaattataaataaataataaacaaaaaaatcctaattcatGGACAATCTAGAACAATGACTAGAAAGAGTGACAAATGATGAACTTACTTAAACCTATCTTCCATTTTCTTAACAGCCTTCTTCAtttcttcaattttattttttaaatctttattttcctcCTGTTCtttctgtagaaaaaaaaagttttaggaagggatttttctttttatttacgaTGTTGCACATAAAATGATTTGCTCAATTTAAGATTTTGCAATTATTCAGTTTATGAAAAGTCTGTTTTAACTTAACCTTTGTTATTAAAGTAAGTTTAAATTTGTTCAGAAAATATTTCTAACACAGAGACTACATGGAGAAACAGTGGCTAAATGTTAAAGCGTGTGGCTTCTGAACCCAGGAGTCCCGGGTTTGAATTCTGGTATTTTTAATATCAGGATTTTTAGAGAGCCTCTGAGTTCAGCCAACTACAATGGGTCACTGTGCttgccatatgacaccctcattaaccctGGGCCACATCATCTGCTCcaaagatcacaaggtctaaaatgggaatttattttttttatatagattacATAACGAATCAAATTAATATGCAACAATTTTCtgcattaattttataaatttgaaagaagtataataaatatatagtagGTCTTCTGAGTAAAAATCATGAATAGAAAAGCAATGGTCCCATTCATTAATGTTCattaaatctatctatataaatgaaagtgtatgtgtatatatatatacacaatgcTCTGCCACACTTCTGTTCACGTAGTAATTCTCACTCATGTCAATACCTGAATAAGTTTGCCTCTTTGCATCACTAGGGCAAGtaattcttctttttctttattggcTTTCATAAGTTTGTCTGATACTTCATCTTGCATGTTGCGTTTTTTATCCATAATGGACTGAAGTCTCTGCTCAGTATCTAAAAGTGCATATtgtagaatattttattttattaataaaattgtagGCCCTACTGCTTTTTAAAGTACAGATAatgaataagaatttaaaaaaaaagtgatatgtTAAGCAGAAATGTCTTACTCTAATGGTCAGTAAGTAAGTTATAAATTTGCGTTTAATTTATCAAGAAGCTTATTATAACCTATACCGATTAATGTTCTAAAATTCAAAGAAAAGTAAACAAATGAGGTGTATTATGATAGGTGTATATGTATTGTCTTTTCATATGAGCTATAACCAAAATATTTCCCAGTTGACCAGTCCACCCATCAATTAATCATATTTCAAACAGGGAACTTCATTCATCTTTACCTTTGAATTTGTCTTCAGTAGTTtttaataagctttgtaaattttTAACTTGCTGGGAGCTAATTGTCTGATGTTCTGATAGTTCTTGCCTCATAGCTTCTTCTTTTGCACGCCATTCCACTTGATTTTGCCTGTTTAAAATACATGTACTTGAATTAGTCAGATTCATTGAAATGTATGAAAAATCAAAAGATCATAATTACTGTATTTGTATGATTTAGATTTCATGCTACAAGtccataaattaaaaaaaaaaatcatggaagTAGGATGATAAGACAACAAAAGTATTTATCAAAAACTAtacttagagaaagaaaaaggctACTTAGACAACAGAAAGATGTGGACAAAACTGCCCCTCAATTAACTATTCAAAAATGAACAGCAGTGACAGTGTGCATCatccttttacctttacctatcccttagtctgttggacagttggggcaccaggcaagatttgttgaccgtctttctccattcctccctttttttttgccttgtttagaacctctctcaatggcaggcctgtccattctttaatgttgtcctcccatcgctttttctgtctgcctcttcttcttttccctggtactgttccctgaaggaaggtctttgcgagccctgtagatcttgtaatgtggccaaaggttttaagctttcgtctttttacaatagttagcaggtcgtcatgggctccgatcgctacagtaaccctgtctctgatttcttggtttgtgatgcagtctttgaaagtgatgcctaggatccttctgtagcatctcaattccattgctaggatcctcctctcaagctctgcattcaacatCCACGACTCGcaaacatataaaaatgtggccatgaccagagagcgcatcagtctgattttggtgcagagggctaagcccttatctttccatattattttaagttttgaaagggctgctgtggactgtgctattcgggccaatagttagggttttgttccctcatctgagacaatagctccggggtatttgaagctgttaacactaattagcttttcacctccaatactgatgcctcttttaaagccctgatggctattggtcataatttgagtttttttggccaatatttgcatgccatatgctgcggaagtcttgtcatgcgcatcaccaggtcagctagttcttcttctgtccctgctaggccgccAATGTCATCTgcaaagcgcaagttagtaattcttcttcctccaatgcatCATCCTAGCACCTGCAAAATTCAAGTTGGAGGGTCTAATGTTCATTCACTTCCTAATAGTTTTATCTACCCAGATTTACATCCCAGAAAGTGCTTTAAGATTTTAAGTTAGAATGTTCTCATTCTGTCATTTATGTTGCTGTCAGATTCTTAATACTAGAATCTGCAcagtggctgagtagtaaatcgcttggcttccaaactggaggtcccgggtttgaatcctgatgaagactgggaatttttattttatttgaagatctttagggcacctctgagtcacCCAGGTCTAATacgtacctgacataagttggggaaaagtaatggcggttggtcattaTGATTGCCAtttgacaccctcattaactgtgggccacaaaaacaggtGACCTTGACATCTTCTGCCCCATAGAAAAAGGAACTTTACTGATTCTTAAAGCCTTTGCCCATTCCTGTGTTCAGTTattaaacattcaaatatattaGGACAGAAAAAGCagtaaatagttgtaataaCCTAATAAAATGAGCCACCCATGAGACATGCAaagtttatttagttatttggccaatgaataattaaattatcaagtggccagaaagaaaagcaaatgCTTTATAGTCAAATCTATGAATAAACCTGCTACTGCTTTCTGAACTTATATCATCATGCACCTCCATGATGTTTACAAAGTAAGGTCAATTGGGCAATTACATCTATTTCAGAATGCCAATATGTATTCCcctaaaagaaacaaagaatgtTAAACTTGAATAAAATTGTTTTCCAAAATAGTGACATAAGACTAAATGAGAATTTAGCTTTTTCTGAACTCTATTATTGAAATCATATGGAAATTTATTAGAAAGAGGGTCAAAGATTGCATTGTCTTATTCAAGcaataaaaactaaaagtaagAAACAAACCTCAACTTTTGTTCTAATGTCACAATTTGCTCTGACATAGTGGAACATTTCTTCTCTAGCTCTTGTATTTTGTTGTCTTTCTCAGCTATTGTTTTTGAGAAGAGCCTACCATTCTCATCTTTTAGTCTGGTATTGTCTTCTCGTAACTCTTGGTTGGCACGCTTGTACTCATCTTTAATCTGGATCATTTCTTCATGATTGGAGGCAAGTTGATTGAAACGAGTATCTAagacatcatatttttttatttctgatttcAACATTGCCTCAGCCTGTAATTAAGtaacacatttttgtttctaatttttaattaaattaaacattattaaacAATGAGATAAAAATTTGTCCCCCAGAGAATTAGCATCATTTCACTATAGTTATCATAGATATataaaagacaaaacaaaatttatatataaactgAAAGTCAGCTCTTATGATTAAGCAATCATGTAATTACACAAATTCTTAGAAAATTAAGTGTTATTAATAGCCAATAAATGATcagattattaaatattaataaaaaaaaatctttcaacaTTAGGGACAATGATATGAAAATTTTCATTTGATAATAAACTATTCAAACCTGTTCTCTGAAATCAAGAAgctctttgttaattttttccAATGTCTGACACCGAATTGTGCCTTCATCAGCCCGCTGTTTCAGGATCATAATCAATTGACACTGTTCATCAATCCGTGATCTAAGTTTTGTATTTTCCATTTTATCATCTTCAGTCAACTGctttaatttcattaaatttttttgcaTATCCTCCATGTccttaatgtaaaaatattaattatgagaaaaaagtaaacatttgctTATATGTTATGGCTGAACTATGCCTACATTGTCAGTAATCTAATTCCTTAGccctgaaatttttttttatgcgaaATAAGCTCTACATAGTAAAATATCCAAATAAAAACTtcatatctcatttctttcTTGTATAAGTTTCTAGTGGTCCATCAGAATTAAGAAGTGCCTAGAGTAAGTCATTAATAGCCTGCAGCATGGCAGGTGATGAAGGCAGGGTTTTACAATCAAAATGACAAGCGCTCTATCTTTCTAAATCAACAgtttgttaacttttttttatcccaATAGTTtgtccttatatatatattgttatgactacATTGCACACTGTCATTTGGCAATATATTGTGGACCATGGGACATGATGGAGA is a genomic window containing:
- the LOC106073657 gene encoding coiled-coil domain-containing protein 89-like isoform X4, coding for MSTYFKHKSDMSSQSLRNPKDLRNMVSESSSDMEDMQKNLMKLKQLTEDDKMENTKLRSRIDEQCQLIMILKQRADEGTIRCQTLEKINKELLDFREQAEAMLKSEIKKYDVLDTRFNQLASNHEEMIQIKDEYKRANQELREDNTRLKDENGRLFSKTIAEKDNKIQELEKKCSTMSEQIVTLEQKLRQNQVEWRAKEEAMRQELSEHQTISSQQVKNLQSLLKTTEDKFKDTEQRLQSIMDKKRNMQDEVSDKLMKANKEKEELLALVMQRGKLIQKEQEENKDLKNKIEEMKKAVKKMEDRFNREAEAVNTNLKVKRLAEELEGADSKYTQMMKLHFIQTLLEL
- the LOC106073657 gene encoding coiled-coil domain-containing protein 89-like isoform X2, with protein sequence MSSQSLRNPKDLRNMVSESSSDMEDMQKNLMKLKQLTEDDKMENTKLRSRIDEQCQLIMILKQRADEGTIRCQTLEKINKELLDFREQAEAMLKSEIKKYDVLDTRFNQLASNHEEMIQIKDEYKRANQELREDNTRLKDENGRLFSKTIAEKDNKIQELEKKCSTMSEQIVTLEQKLRQNQVEWRAKEEAMRQELSEHQTISSQQVKNLQSLLKTTEDKFKDTEQRLQSIMDKKRNMQDEVSDKLMKANKEKEELLALVMQRGKLIQKEQEENKDLKNKIEEMKKAVKKMEDRFNREAEAVNTNLKVKRLAEELEGADSKYTQMMKEYEAFKKHSSELLLREKELNDRLRHLYS
- the LOC106073657 gene encoding coiled-coil domain-containing protein 89-like isoform X1, producing the protein MSTYFKHKSDMSSQSLRNPKDLRNMVSESSSDMEDMQKNLMKLKQLTEDDKMENTKLRSRIDEQCQLIMILKQRADEGTIRCQTLEKINKELLDFREQAEAMLKSEIKKYDVLDTRFNQLASNHEEMIQIKDEYKRANQELREDNTRLKDENGRLFSKTIAEKDNKIQELEKKCSTMSEQIVTLEQKLRQNQVEWRAKEEAMRQELSEHQTISSQQVKNLQSLLKTTEDKFKDTEQRLQSIMDKKRNMQDEVSDKLMKANKEKEELLALVMQRGKLIQKEQEENKDLKNKIEEMKKAVKKMEDRFNREAEAVNTNLKVKRLAEELEGADSKYTQMMKEYEAFKKHSSELLLREKELNDRLRHLYS
- the LOC106073657 gene encoding coiled-coil domain-containing protein 89-like isoform X3; the protein is MSTYFKHKSDMSSQSLRNPKDLRNMVSESSSDMEDMQKNLMKLKQLTEDDKMENTKLRSRIDEQCQLIMILKQRADEGTIRCQTLEKINKELLDFREQAEAMLKSEIKKYDVLDTRFNQLASNHEEMIQIKDEYKRANQELREDNTRLKDENGRLFSKTIAEKDNKIQELEKKCSTMSEQIVTLEQKLRQNQVEWRAKEEAMRQELSEHQTISSQQVKNLQSLLKTTEDKFKDTEQRLQSIMDKKRNMQDEVSDKLMKANKEKEELLALVMQRGKLIQKEQEENKDLKNKIEEMKKAVKKMEDRFNREAEAVNTNLKVKRLAEELEGADSKYTQMMKPRFLNFFIGV